A window of Natrinema salifodinae contains these coding sequences:
- a CDS encoding zinc ribbon domain-containing protein has translation MTWLRALLAAGLSVLMPGAGHALVRDWLRAVGFAGLFLAASAILLPIDQVAALGPITSSGDLSKYATVMTEETGQMTQFFLSFIALFAAIDATFRALGFPPGGTDDDGATCPHCGKEIDEELEFCHWCTTRLDPDPETADDGPVRP, from the coding sequence ATGACATGGCTCCGTGCGCTCCTCGCTGCCGGCCTCTCGGTTCTCATGCCCGGCGCGGGACACGCCCTCGTTCGGGACTGGCTCCGCGCCGTCGGCTTTGCCGGCCTCTTCCTCGCGGCGAGCGCGATCCTCCTGCCGATCGATCAGGTCGCGGCCCTCGGCCCGATCACGAGCTCCGGCGACCTCTCCAAGTACGCGACCGTCATGACCGAGGAAACCGGCCAGATGACGCAGTTCTTCCTCTCGTTTATCGCCCTGTTCGCCGCGATCGACGCGACCTTCCGCGCGCTCGGCTTCCCGCCAGGCGGGACCGACGACGACGGCGCGACGTGCCCGCACTGCGGGAAGGAAATCGACGAGGAACTCGAGTTCTGCCACTGGTGTACGACGCGGCTCGACCCCGACCCCGAGACGGCCGACGACGGCCCCGTTCGTCCGTAA